The following are from one region of the Jeongeupia sp. USM3 genome:
- a CDS encoding M3 family metallopeptidase: MTQTNPLLDLAGLPQYDAIRPEHVNPALDVLLEQARAAVAQAESVETPSWDNFVAPSEDAMERLGRAWGAVAHLESVVNTPELREVYNQNIPRISNFYTELGQNEALYARWKQLAASDEFAGYDQTRRTIVEHAIRDFKLSGAELPAEQKERFMQIEERSSELTTKFAQNVLDATDAFALYVDDESELAGLPDDWKAAARIGAEADGKTGWKVTLKMPSYLPVMQFAENRQLRETLYHAYVTRASEFGPAERDNTPLIEEIHALRQEGAKLLGFESFSEESLATKMADTPNEVLGFLRDLAERAQPHMINDRAEMERYAQERLGYGKLEAWDVGFVSERIREEKYAFSEQEVKQYFTEPTVLTGLFHLVEQLYGLQFVPADAPVWHQDVRFFELKNRDGSLVGGLYLDLYARDGKQGGAWMNDVRGRRKQADGRIQTPVALIVCNFAKGVEGRPALLPHDDVITLFHEAGHALHHLLTEVDELSVSGISGVEWDAVELPSQFMENFAWEWQVLPQLTRHADSGAALPRALYDKMLAAKNFQSGSGMQRQLYFSIFDMELHQRTEPIEIKRLAEMIQGELGIPLPPDYNRFPQSFSHIFAGGYAAGYYSYKWAEVLSADAYAAFEEAAGKTGNVVDATVGERFRREVLARGGSRPALESFTAFRGRKPEIDALLRHNGLAG; this comes from the coding sequence ATGACCCAGACCAACCCGCTGCTCGACCTGGCCGGCCTGCCGCAGTACGACGCCATCCGCCCCGAACACGTGAACCCGGCGCTCGACGTACTGCTCGAACAGGCGCGCGCCGCGGTCGCCCAGGCCGAATCCGTCGAGACGCCGAGCTGGGACAACTTCGTCGCGCCGTCCGAAGACGCGATGGAGCGCCTGGGCCGCGCCTGGGGCGCCGTCGCGCATCTGGAGTCGGTGGTCAACACCCCCGAACTGCGCGAGGTCTACAACCAGAACATTCCGCGCATTTCCAACTTCTATACCGAACTCGGCCAGAACGAGGCGCTCTACGCACGCTGGAAACAGCTTGCCGCCAGCGACGAATTCGCCGGCTACGACCAGACCCGCCGGACCATCGTCGAGCACGCGATCCGCGACTTCAAGCTCTCCGGTGCCGAGCTGCCCGCCGAGCAGAAGGAACGCTTCATGCAGATCGAGGAGCGCTCGTCCGAGCTGACGACCAAGTTCGCCCAGAACGTGCTCGACGCCACCGATGCCTTCGCGCTGTATGTCGACGACGAGTCGGAGCTCGCCGGCCTGCCTGACGACTGGAAAGCCGCCGCGCGCATCGGCGCCGAGGCGGACGGCAAGACCGGCTGGAAGGTCACGCTGAAAATGCCGAGCTACCTGCCGGTGATGCAGTTCGCCGAGAACCGCCAGCTGCGCGAGACGCTGTACCACGCCTACGTGACCCGCGCGTCCGAGTTCGGCCCGGCCGAGCGCGACAACACGCCGCTGATCGAGGAAATCCACGCGCTGCGCCAGGAAGGCGCAAAGCTGCTCGGCTTCGAGAGTTTCAGCGAGGAGTCGCTCGCGACCAAGATGGCCGACACCCCGAACGAAGTGCTCGGTTTCCTGCGCGACCTGGCCGAGCGGGCGCAGCCGCACATGATCAACGACCGCGCCGAGATGGAACGCTACGCGCAGGAGCGGCTCGGCTACGGCAAGCTCGAAGCCTGGGACGTCGGTTTCGTCTCCGAACGCATCCGTGAAGAGAAGTACGCGTTCAGCGAACAGGAAGTGAAACAGTACTTCACCGAGCCGACCGTGCTGACCGGCCTGTTCCATCTGGTCGAACAGCTCTACGGCCTGCAGTTCGTCCCGGCCGACGCACCGGTCTGGCATCAGGACGTGCGCTTTTTTGAGCTGAAGAACCGCGACGGCTCGCTGGTCGGCGGCCTCTACCTCGACCTGTATGCGCGCGACGGCAAGCAGGGCGGCGCGTGGATGAACGACGTCCGCGGCCGGCGCAAGCAGGCCGATGGCCGCATCCAGACGCCGGTGGCGCTGATCGTCTGCAACTTCGCCAAGGGAGTCGAAGGCCGCCCGGCGCTGCTGCCGCACGACGACGTGATCACGCTGTTCCATGAAGCCGGCCACGCGCTGCACCACCTGCTGACCGAGGTCGACGAACTGTCGGTATCGGGCATCTCCGGCGTCGAATGGGACGCGGTCGAGCTGCCGAGCCAGTTCATGGAGAACTTCGCCTGGGAATGGCAAGTGCTGCCGCAGCTGACCCGCCACGCCGACAGCGGCGCCGCACTGCCGCGCGCGCTGTACGACAAGATGCTCGCGGCAAAGAACTTCCAGAGCGGCTCGGGCATGCAGCGCCAGCTCTACTTCTCGATCTTCGACATGGAGCTGCACCAGCGCACCGAACCGATCGAGATCAAGCGGCTCGCCGAAATGATCCAGGGCGAACTCGGCATCCCGCTGCCGCCCGACTACAACCGCTTCCCGCAGAGCTTCAGCCACATCTTCGCCGGCGGCTACGCGGCCGGCTACTACAGCTACAAGTGGGCCGAAGTCCTCAGCGCCGACGCCTACGCCGCGTTCGAGGAAGCCGCCGGCAAGACCGGCAACGTCGTCGACGCCACGGTCGGCGAACGCTTCCGCCGCGAAGTCCTCGCCCGCGGCGGCAGCCGCCCGGCGCTCGAGAGCTTCACCGCCTTCCGCGGCCGCAAACCGGAAATCGACGCCCTGCTGCGACACAACGGGCTGGCCGGCTGA
- a CDS encoding arginyltransferase has product MNPRIQTLQLQFYATAPYPCSYLPEQLARSQVAVPSELIDAQSYSQLVQIGFRRSGQFVYRPHCDRCTACVPVRIPVNEFEPDRSQRRALQRHGELRARLLGLEYADAHFQLYQRYQAARHAGGGMDQDGREQYENFILKSNVASFLVEFREAGQLRMVSLIDQLDDGMSSVYTFYDPDVPGASYGVYNVQWQVSLARQFGLPYLYLGYWIERCGKMAYKTRYRPIEGLIDSEWRRL; this is encoded by the coding sequence ATGAACCCGCGCATTCAGACCTTGCAATTGCAGTTCTACGCAACCGCGCCGTATCCGTGCAGTTACCTGCCCGAGCAACTGGCGCGCTCGCAGGTGGCGGTGCCGTCCGAGCTGATCGACGCCCAGAGCTACAGCCAGCTGGTGCAGATCGGCTTTCGACGCAGCGGCCAGTTCGTCTACCGGCCGCACTGCGACCGCTGCACGGCCTGCGTGCCGGTGCGGATCCCGGTGAACGAGTTCGAGCCGGACCGCAGCCAGCGGCGGGCGCTGCAGCGCCACGGCGAATTGCGGGCCCGCCTGCTCGGGCTTGAATACGCCGACGCGCATTTCCAGCTGTACCAGCGCTACCAGGCCGCGCGCCACGCCGGTGGCGGCATGGACCAGGATGGCCGCGAGCAGTACGAGAACTTCATCCTCAAGAGCAACGTCGCCAGCTTTCTGGTCGAGTTCCGCGAGGCTGGCCAGTTGCGCATGGTCAGCCTGATCGACCAGCTCGACGACGGCATGTCGTCGGTCTACACCTTCTACGACCCGGATGTCCCCGGCGCGAGTTATGGCGTGTACAACGTGCAGTGGCAGGTGAGCCTGGCGCGCCAGTTCGGCCTGCCCTACCTGTATCTCGGCTACTGGATCGAGCGCTGCGGCAAGATGGCGTACAAGACGCGTTACCGGCCGATCGAGGGCCTGATCGACAGCGAATGGCGGCGGCTGTAG
- the aat gene encoding leucyl/phenylalanyl-tRNA--protein transferase — protein sequence MIAWLDRTLRFPPLEHALADPNGLLAAGGDLGAGRLLAAYRAGIFPWYMPGEPILWWSPDPRMVLVPDELYVGRSLAKVIRHRPYEVRFDTAFDAVMQGCAAPRGADHGTWISDEIRAGYGELHDLGHAHSAECWMDGELVGGLYGVAIGRMFYGESMFARAPDASKIAFVHLVRWLRHQGFGLIDCQMRTDHLARFGGREVPRADFVARLRKLTAQPDLPGPWLYRAQGEPR from the coding sequence ATGATCGCCTGGCTCGACCGTACGCTGCGGTTTCCGCCGCTCGAGCATGCACTGGCCGATCCGAACGGCCTGCTCGCGGCCGGCGGCGATCTTGGCGCCGGGCGCCTGCTGGCCGCATACCGCGCCGGCATCTTCCCTTGGTACATGCCCGGCGAGCCCATCCTGTGGTGGAGCCCCGATCCGCGCATGGTGCTGGTGCCCGACGAGCTGTATGTCGGCCGCTCGCTCGCCAAGGTCATCCGTCATCGCCCGTATGAAGTCCGCTTCGACACCGCGTTCGACGCGGTGATGCAGGGCTGTGCCGCGCCGCGTGGCGCCGATCACGGTACCTGGATCAGCGACGAGATTCGCGCAGGCTATGGCGAGCTGCATGATCTCGGCCACGCCCACAGTGCAGAATGCTGGATGGACGGCGAGCTTGTCGGCGGGCTTTACGGCGTTGCCATCGGCAGGATGTTCTACGGCGAATCGATGTTCGCGCGTGCGCCGGATGCGTCGAAGATCGCCTTCGTCCATCTGGTGCGCTGGCTCCGGCATCAGGGCTTCGGACTGATCGACTGCCAGATGCGCACCGATCATCTGGCGCGATTCGGTGGCCGGGAAGTCCCGAGGGCCGATTTTGTTGCTAGGCTGAGAAAGCTTACTGCCCAACCAGACCTACCCGGACCATGGTTGTACCGGGCGCAGGGGGAACCAAGATGA
- the fur gene encoding ferric iron uptake transcriptional regulator, with amino-acid sequence MSKANDLKGMGLKATGPRLKILNLFETSEQRHLSAEDVYRVLMAEHTDIGLATVYRVLTQFEQAGILERHHFESGKAVFELNQGGHHDHLVCVKCGKVEEFCDPEIEQRQEAIAKAHGFEIQDHEMYLYGICKDCQQQKK; translated from the coding sequence ATGAGCAAAGCCAACGACCTCAAGGGCATGGGCCTCAAAGCTACCGGCCCCCGCCTGAAAATCCTCAACCTGTTCGAAACCAGCGAGCAGCGCCATCTCTCGGCCGAAGACGTCTACCGGGTGCTGATGGCCGAACATACCGATATCGGTCTGGCGACCGTGTACCGGGTGCTGACGCAGTTCGAGCAGGCCGGCATTCTCGAGCGCCATCACTTCGAGTCGGGCAAGGCCGTGTTCGAGCTCAACCAGGGCGGCCACCACGACCACCTGGTGTGCGTGAAGTGCGGCAAGGTCGAGGAGTTCTGCGATCCGGAAATCGAGCAGCGCCAGGAGGCGATCGCCAAGGCGCACGGCTTCGAAATCCAGGACCACGAGATGTACCTGTACGGCATCTGCAAGGATTGCCAGCAGCAGAAAAAGTAA
- a CDS encoding outer membrane protein assembly factor BamE → MQLRLIAPLVAALMLSGCGVMNWLTPYKLDIPQGNEVTADLVGQLKPGMTRAQVRFLLGTPLLTDPFHANRWDYVYSDARGGTLEQKKTFAVFFDGDSLTRWEGDTLPEAVRAKDAKMLDTRAEPRSNDMQSTAAPGSADSPTQEVKPLIKE, encoded by the coding sequence ATGCAACTTCGCTTGATCGCTCCCCTGGTCGCGGCACTGATGCTCAGCGGCTGCGGCGTCATGAACTGGCTGACACCGTACAAACTCGACATTCCGCAAGGCAACGAGGTCACCGCCGATCTCGTCGGCCAGCTCAAGCCCGGCATGACGCGCGCGCAGGTCCGCTTCCTGCTCGGCACGCCGCTCCTGACCGACCCGTTCCACGCCAACCGCTGGGATTACGTCTACAGCGATGCGCGCGGCGGCACGCTCGAGCAGAAGAAGACCTTCGCCGTCTTCTTCGACGGCGACAGCCTGACCCGCTGGGAAGGCGACACGCTGCCCGAGGCGGTTCGCGCCAAGGACGCCAAGATGCTCGACACCCGCGCCGAGCCGCGCAGCAACGACATGCAGAGCACCGCCGCCCCCGGCTCGGCCGACAGCCCGACCCAGGAAGTCAAACCGCTGATCAAGGAATAA
- the dapB gene encoding 4-hydroxy-tetrahydrodipicolinate reductase yields the protein MSLRIAIAGASGRMGRMLVEATLAAPDCTLHAALDRPGADTLGQDAAAFLGRESGVAIVADLKALEGADVLIDFTRPEGTLAHVAACRAYGVNMIIGTTGFDDAGSAAIREAAGDIAIVHAYNMSVGVNLLVKLLEVAAKALPEGYDVEVLEMHHRMKVDAPSGTALMLGEAVAGAQGRTLKDAAVYAREGITGEREPGTIGFATLRGGDVIGDHTVIFAGLGERVEISHKASNRTIYAQGSIRAARFLAGKQSGFFDMQDVLGLR from the coding sequence ATGTCCCTCCGTATCGCGATTGCCGGCGCCTCGGGGCGCATGGGCCGGATGCTGGTCGAAGCGACGCTGGCCGCGCCGGACTGCACGCTGCACGCCGCGCTCGACCGTCCGGGCGCCGATACGCTCGGCCAGGATGCCGCGGCCTTTCTCGGCCGGGAAAGCGGCGTGGCCATCGTCGCCGACCTCAAGGCGCTCGAAGGTGCCGACGTGCTGATCGACTTCACCCGTCCGGAAGGCACGCTGGCGCACGTCGCCGCCTGCCGTGCCTACGGCGTCAACATGATCATCGGCACGACCGGTTTCGACGATGCCGGCAGCGCTGCGATCCGCGAAGCGGCCGGCGACATCGCCATCGTCCACGCGTACAACATGAGCGTCGGCGTCAACCTGCTGGTCAAGCTGCTCGAAGTCGCCGCCAAGGCGTTGCCGGAAGGCTACGACGTCGAAGTGCTGGAAATGCACCACCGGATGAAGGTCGACGCCCCGTCGGGTACCGCGCTGATGCTTGGCGAGGCCGTTGCCGGTGCGCAGGGCCGCACGCTCAAGGATGCCGCCGTTTATGCCCGCGAGGGCATCACCGGCGAGCGCGAGCCGGGCACGATCGGCTTTGCGACGCTGCGCGGCGGCGACGTGATCGGCGATCACACGGTGATCTTCGCCGGCCTCGGCGAGCGCGTCGAAATCAGCCACAAGGCGAGCAACCGGACGATCTACGCGCAGGGCAGCATCCGCGCCGCGCGCTTCCTTGCCGGCAAGCAGTCGGGCTTCTTCGACATGCAGGACGTGCTCGGGCTGCGCTGA
- a CDS encoding MBL fold metallo-hydrolase → MPSSRPVHHADHGFRNPDGITRPGFGAFLRWQWARWLGARAEHRPERIAVMRPAPIDVAAEPDAIAVTWIGHVTQLIQIGGLNVLTDPLFSYRASPVQWAGPKRRVPLPATLAELPRIDVVLLSHNHYDHLDAGSIRALAAQPGGPPRFVVPLGLGAWLAAAGLPEPVELDWWDKLKVGAVELTFVPAQHWSKRRLWGDENASLWGGFVIAHAGYRLWYAGDTAYSPRLAEIGLRAGPIDFAMIPVGAYEPRWFMRNQHVDPFEALRLFCDVRARQGMGVHWGTFALTDEAIDAPLDVVPQARVAAGVAAEDFTLWAIGETRRLR, encoded by the coding sequence GTGCCGTCCTCACGCCCCGTCCACCATGCCGACCATGGATTCCGCAATCCGGACGGCATCACCCGCCCCGGGTTCGGCGCCTTTCTGCGCTGGCAATGGGCGCGCTGGCTGGGCGCGCGTGCGGAGCACCGGCCCGAACGCATTGCGGTGATGCGGCCGGCGCCGATCGACGTGGCCGCCGAGCCCGACGCGATCGCCGTGACCTGGATCGGCCACGTGACGCAGCTCATCCAGATCGGCGGGCTGAACGTGCTGACCGACCCGCTGTTCTCGTATCGCGCGTCGCCGGTGCAGTGGGCGGGGCCGAAGCGGCGGGTGCCGTTGCCGGCAACGCTGGCCGAGTTGCCGCGCATCGACGTCGTGCTGCTGTCGCACAACCACTACGACCACCTCGACGCCGGCTCGATCCGCGCGCTGGCGGCCCAGCCCGGCGGGCCGCCGCGTTTTGTCGTGCCGCTCGGACTCGGCGCCTGGCTTGCCGCCGCCGGTTTGCCCGAGCCGGTCGAACTCGACTGGTGGGACAAGCTCAAGGTCGGCGCCGTCGAGCTGACCTTCGTGCCGGCGCAGCACTGGAGCAAGCGGCGGCTGTGGGGCGACGAGAACGCATCGCTGTGGGGTGGCTTCGTGATCGCGCATGCCGGTTACCGGCTCTGGTACGCCGGCGATACCGCCTACTCGCCAAGGCTGGCGGAGATCGGCCTGCGTGCCGGGCCGATCGATTTCGCGATGATCCCGGTCGGCGCGTACGAGCCGCGCTGGTTCATGCGCAACCAGCACGTCGATCCGTTCGAAGCCTTGCGGCTGTTCTGCGACGTCCGGGCGCGGCAGGGGATGGGGGTGCACTGGGGCACGTTCGCGCTGACCGACGAGGCGATCGACGCGCCGCTGGATGTCGTGCCGCAGGCGAGGGTGGCCGCCGGCGTGGCCGCGGAGGATTTCACGCTGTGGGCGATCGGCGAGACGCGGCGCCTGCGCTGA
- a CDS encoding NAD(P)/FAD-dependent oxidoreductase, which yields MERKTIDVVVLGAGAAGMMCAATAGAMGRSVVLIDHASKLAEKIRISGGGRCNFTNLNVRPECYLSQNPHFVKSALAQYTQHDFIKLVESHGLSYHEKTLGQLFCDQGSGAIIDMLKAEVDRGGVVWRMQTGIAEVRRVDGGFEVDAGGETWCCASLVVATGGLSIPQIGATGIGYDLARQFGLGIVPTAAALVPLTFQPQDLWGELAGVALEYAEVSAGKARFREDVLLTHKGVSGPAILQVSSYWQPGEPVHIDLLPDDDPADFLANANRDALLSTVLAERLPRRFAQALAAQFGEIRPLKQYLPKQLAEIAARLSDWQVVPSGTLGYKKAEVTKGGVDTGGLNSKTMMARDVPGLFFIGEVVDVTGWLGGYNFQWAWSSGHVAGMNA from the coding sequence ATGGAACGCAAGACGATCGACGTGGTGGTGCTCGGTGCCGGTGCCGCCGGAATGATGTGCGCGGCGACCGCCGGTGCGATGGGGCGCAGCGTCGTGCTGATCGACCACGCCAGCAAGCTCGCGGAGAAGATCCGCATTTCGGGCGGTGGCCGCTGCAACTTCACCAACCTGAATGTACGGCCCGAGTGCTATCTGTCGCAGAACCCGCACTTCGTCAAATCGGCGCTGGCGCAGTACACCCAGCACGACTTCATCAAGCTGGTCGAGTCTCACGGGCTGAGCTACCACGAGAAAACGCTCGGCCAGCTGTTCTGCGACCAGGGCTCCGGCGCGATCATCGACATGCTCAAGGCCGAGGTCGACCGGGGCGGGGTGGTCTGGCGCATGCAGACCGGGATTGCCGAGGTCCGGCGCGTCGATGGCGGCTTCGAGGTCGATGCCGGCGGCGAGACCTGGTGCTGCGCGTCGCTGGTCGTTGCGACCGGCGGGCTGTCGATTCCGCAGATCGGCGCAACCGGCATCGGCTACGACCTTGCCCGGCAGTTCGGGCTCGGGATCGTGCCGACCGCCGCGGCGCTGGTGCCGCTGACCTTCCAGCCGCAGGACCTGTGGGGCGAGCTCGCCGGTGTCGCGCTCGAATACGCCGAGGTCAGCGCCGGCAAGGCGCGGTTCCGCGAGGACGTGCTGCTGACGCACAAGGGCGTGTCCGGCCCGGCGATCCTGCAGGTGTCGTCGTACTGGCAGCCCGGCGAGCCGGTGCATATCGACCTGCTGCCCGACGACGACCCGGCCGATTTTCTTGCGAACGCCAACCGCGACGCGCTGCTGTCGACGGTGCTCGCCGAGCGGCTGCCGCGGCGCTTCGCGCAGGCGCTGGCGGCGCAGTTCGGCGAAATCCGGCCGCTCAAGCAGTACCTGCCGAAGCAGCTGGCCGAGATCGCGGCACGGCTATCGGACTGGCAGGTCGTGCCGTCGGGGACGCTCGGCTACAAGAAGGCCGAGGTCACCAAGGGCGGTGTCGACACCGGCGGGCTCAACTCCAAGACCATGATGGCGCGCGACGTGCCGGGCCTGTTCTTCATCGGCGAGGTCGTCGACGTGACCGGCTGGCTGGGCGGCTACAACTTCCAGTGGGCATGGTCGTCGGGCCATGTGGCGGGAATGAACGCCTAG
- a CDS encoding DUF924 family protein, which translates to MSQLIRRSSPEGQVKSGRGTGGRVKAGRDTVATPGEVLAFWFGCPDDPDYLQPRTAWFNKDPVFDAAIRRRFLATVEAALTGDCDDWASDAHGTLALLIVLDQFPRNLFRGSASAFAGDEIACRLAHAALDAGWHQTLSPVEQLFLFLPLEHSESLADQERMVSLTEQWQGDDVLGEFHRYAVLHHEVIARFGRFPHRNEALGRAHTADEADYLAQPGSGF; encoded by the coding sequence ATGAGCCAGCTGATTCGCCGTTCCAGCCCGGAGGGTCAAGTCAAGAGCGGCCGGGGCACGGGCGGCCGCGTCAAGGCCGGCCGCGACACCGTGGCCACGCCGGGCGAGGTGCTGGCGTTCTGGTTCGGCTGCCCGGACGACCCGGACTACCTGCAGCCGCGCACGGCGTGGTTCAACAAGGACCCGGTCTTCGACGCCGCGATCCGCCGGCGCTTTCTCGCCACGGTCGAGGCAGCGCTCACCGGCGACTGCGACGACTGGGCGAGCGATGCGCACGGCACGCTGGCGCTGCTGATCGTGCTCGACCAGTTTCCGCGCAACCTGTTCCGCGGCAGTGCCAGCGCCTTTGCCGGCGACGAGATCGCCTGCCGGCTGGCGCACGCCGCGCTCGACGCCGGCTGGCACCAGACGCTGTCGCCGGTCGAACAGCTGTTCCTGTTCCTGCCGCTCGAGCACTCGGAATCGCTGGCCGACCAGGAGCGCATGGTCTCGCTGACCGAGCAGTGGCAAGGCGACGACGTGCTCGGCGAATTCCACCGTTACGCGGTGCTGCACCACGAGGTCATCGCCCGCTTCGGCCGCTTTCCGCATCGCAACGAGGCGCTCGGCCGCGCGCACACGGCCGATGAGGCCGACTATCTGGCCCAGCCGGGGTCGGGTTTTTGA
- a CDS encoding Cof-type HAD-IIB family hydrolase, with amino-acid sequence MYKVIASDLDGTLLDGDHTASAFTAETLQALQARGVPLIIATGRHYCDVRGIRAALGIRAHLITSNGARVHDPDNQQMYAKNIAPAIVREMMQPEFSDGATVNLYLDEEWLIGAPCEWLMDMHKDSGFTYRVADLPNHSGEGVGKVLYIAEPEHLAKIEAKLYERFGHGLYITYSLPDCLEIMAPTVSKGHALQVVLDSLQLQMANCVAFGDGLNDLEMLGTAGHPFMMGNANPKLVALLPEVPQIGRNTDAAVALKLRELFRLER; translated from the coding sequence ATGTACAAGGTTATTGCCTCCGACCTCGACGGCACGCTGCTCGACGGCGACCACACCGCCTCGGCCTTCACCGCCGAGACGCTGCAAGCGCTGCAGGCACGCGGCGTTCCGCTGATCATCGCCACCGGTCGCCACTATTGCGACGTCCGCGGCATCCGCGCCGCGCTGGGCATCCGTGCCCACCTGATCACGTCGAACGGCGCCCGCGTCCACGATCCGGACAACCAGCAGATGTACGCGAAGAACATCGCGCCGGCGATCGTGCGCGAGATGATGCAGCCCGAGTTCAGCGACGGCGCCACCGTCAACCTCTATCTCGACGAGGAATGGCTGATCGGTGCGCCGTGCGAGTGGCTGATGGACATGCACAAGGATTCCGGCTTCACCTACCGCGTCGCCGACCTGCCGAACCACAGCGGCGAAGGCGTCGGCAAGGTGCTGTACATCGCCGAGCCCGAGCACCTCGCCAAGATCGAAGCGAAGCTGTATGAGCGCTTCGGCCACGGCCTCTACATCACCTACTCGCTGCCGGACTGCCTCGAGATCATGGCACCGACCGTTTCAAAGGGCCACGCCCTGCAGGTGGTGCTCGATTCGCTGCAGTTGCAGATGGCGAACTGCGTCGCTTTCGGCGACGGCCTGAACGACCTGGAAATGCTCGGCACCGCCGGCCATCCGTTCATGATGGGCAATGCCAATCCGAAGCTAGTGGCGCTGCTGCCCGAGGTGCCGCAGATCGGCCGCAATACCGACGCAGCCGTGGCGCTGAAGCTGCGCGAGCTGTTCAGGCTCGAGCGCTAA
- a CDS encoding tetratricopeptide repeat protein, whose product MKRIPMTVAALLLSATAWAAGGGGSRPVRSDDEAPRAIASARQYIDLQQWDKALQVLDAARQRDPRNADLWNWTGYCERKRGKLQQAFAAYDEALRLDPRHLGAHEYLGEAWLLAGQPDKAQALLDQLRGLCGSCDEERDLAAAIDSYRRAAPSGNGPENGY is encoded by the coding sequence GTGAAACGCATTCCGATGACCGTCGCCGCACTGCTGCTGAGTGCAACGGCGTGGGCGGCCGGTGGCGGTGGCAGCCGGCCGGTCCGCAGCGACGACGAAGCGCCAAGGGCGATCGCCAGCGCCCGCCAGTACATCGACCTGCAGCAGTGGGACAAGGCGCTGCAGGTACTCGACGCGGCGCGGCAGCGCGACCCGCGCAATGCCGACCTGTGGAACTGGACCGGTTACTGCGAGCGCAAGCGCGGCAAGCTGCAACAGGCGTTCGCCGCCTACGACGAAGCACTGCGGCTGGACCCGCGCCACCTCGGTGCACACGAGTACCTTGGCGAAGCGTGGCTGCTGGCCGGCCAGCCCGACAAGGCGCAGGCACTGCTCGACCAGCTGCGGGGACTCTGCGGCAGCTGCGACGAGGAACGCGACCTCGCCGCAGCCATCGACAGCTATCGCCGGGCCGCCCCGTCCGGGAACGGTCCCGAGAACGGCTATTAG
- a CDS encoding carbonic anhydrase yields MKDIEKFIGGFRRFQHKYFGEDTKLFESLKRRQKPKTLLIGCSDSRVDPAILTDCDPGDLFVVRNVANLVPPFETGGQYHGVSAAIEYAVKSLKVRQIVVMGHSACGGIGALMAGDDASSGTDFIGSWVSIADPARQRVLAELDYKSPEAQVRACEMAAIIVSLDNLMSFPFVSERVAAGELALIGWYFDIQQGALYQFDPEQNAFEAVVEAPEAGSEA; encoded by the coding sequence ATGAAAGACATCGAAAAGTTCATCGGCGGCTTCCGCCGCTTCCAGCACAAGTACTTCGGCGAGGACACCAAGCTGTTCGAAAGCCTCAAGCGCCGGCAGAAGCCCAAGACGCTGCTGATCGGCTGTTCCGATTCGCGCGTCGACCCGGCGATCCTGACCGATTGCGACCCGGGCGACCTGTTCGTCGTGCGCAACGTCGCCAACCTGGTGCCGCCGTTCGAAACCGGCGGCCAGTACCACGGCGTGTCGGCGGCGATCGAGTACGCGGTCAAGAGCCTCAAGGTCCGGCAGATCGTCGTGATGGGCCATTCGGCCTGCGGCGGAATCGGCGCACTGATGGCCGGTGACGATGCATCGAGCGGAACCGACTTCATCGGGAGCTGGGTCAGCATCGCCGATCCGGCCAGGCAGCGGGTGCTGGCCGAACTGGACTACAAGAGTCCCGAGGCACAGGTCCGCGCCTGCGAAATGGCGGCAATCATCGTCTCGCTCGACAACCTGATGTCGTTCCCCTTCGTGTCCGAGCGCGTCGCGGCGGGCGAGCTGGCGCTGATCGGCTGGTACTTCGACATCCAGCAGGGCGCGCTGTACCAGTTCGACCCGGAGCAGAACGCTTTTGAAGCCGTGGTCGAGGCGCCGGAAGCGGGTAGCGAAGCCTAA
- a CDS encoding cytochrome b, producing MSRDRYDPLQMSLHWLMALLIFSAFGLIWYFNSLELGPQTFKLKFQVIAWHKWAGISVMFLLILRLAWRLGRGAPAPLPGQPAWQLKAAAGIHHLLYLLMFALPCIGWLMSSAKGYPVVLFGEWPLPDLVGKNAELGETLAEIHYYLGYTLLALVVLHAAAAIKHHLIDRDATLSRMLPWGR from the coding sequence ATGTCGCGAGACCGCTACGACCCGCTGCAGATGTCGCTGCACTGGCTGATGGCGCTGCTGATCTTCTCGGCCTTTGGCCTGATCTGGTACTTCAACAGCCTCGAGCTCGGCCCGCAGACGTTCAAGCTCAAGTTCCAGGTGATCGCCTGGCACAAATGGGCCGGCATCAGCGTGATGTTCCTGCTGATCCTGCGGCTGGCGTGGCGGCTCGGCCGGGGCGCACCGGCGCCGCTGCCGGGCCAGCCGGCGTGGCAGCTCAAGGCTGCCGCCGGCATCCACCACCTGCTGTATCTGCTGATGTTCGCGCTGCCCTGTATCGGCTGGCTGATGAGTTCGGCCAAGGGTTATCCGGTCGTGCTGTTCGGCGAGTGGCCGCTGCCCGACCTGGTCGGCAAGAACGCCGAACTCGGCGAGACGCTGGCCGAGATCCACTACTACCTCGGCTATACGCTGCTGGCACTGGTGGTGCTGCATGCCGCAGCCGCCATCAAGCATCACCTGATCGACCGCGACGCCACCCTGTCGCGCATGTTGCCCTGGGGCCGCTGA